Genomic DNA from Arthrobacter sp. B1I2:
GCGGCCGCCCAGACGGCCTCAAGGGCGCCGGAAAGAACGAGGATTAACCACGACATGATCCGATCCTTTGGCCAGTCTTGTCGCGTGCCGGGTACTGAACCGTCGTCCGGAGGCTCGGGGTGGAGCCTTGGCTTCCAGCGTAGCAACGTCCGACGGCGGGCGGCCACCTTGGTGCCCAACCTCACCAGGGTCGGTTCCGCCTCCTTGGTTCCGCTCTCAGCCCGCGCGCTGCAGCAGCTGTTCAACCCGCTCCGGTGCATAAAGGCTCTCCTCCACGAGCCGGCAAAGACCCGCGGCTGTGGCCCTGCGGCTGTCCGCGGGGACGATCTCCAGATCCACCAGGGAAGGTTCAAAGGCGTTGGTGAGAATCTCCTGCCGGCACGCCTGCAGGAATTCAGGGAGGACACCCACCAGCCCGCCCACCGCCACCCGGCCGGGGTTGAGCGTCCCCACCACGGCCGCGAGCGCCCGTCCGAGCACCCGTCCGGCCTCTGCGACGGCTGCGCGGACGTCCGGATCGCTGCCCGCCGCATCAACCAGCCCGCGCAAGGTCCGGTAGTGCGCAAATCCTGGGGCCGCCAGCAGCGCACGTCCGGAAGCCACTGCCGCCAGGCAACCGTCCCTGCCGCACCGGCACAGGCACCCCGCTGCCTCAGGGACGCGGACATGACCGATGTCCCCGGCAGCACCGTGGGCGCCCCGGACCAAGGCACCGCGGACGATGATGCCGGAGCCGATCCCGGTACTGACCTTCACCGCGACAAGGGAGTCAAGGGGGCCGCGGACCTCTCCGACGGCCATCGACCGGGCATCGTTTTCCAGCAGCACCGGGCAGTCGAGCCTGGACTCCATCACCTCCTGCAAAAGCTGCAAGTCCCAATGGGCGAGGACAGTCCGCTCCAGGCCCAGGCGGTGGAGGGGGTCAACCGGAGCGGGCAGCCCTACTCCTGCGCCCACCGGCTGCCGGCCATGGAGCAGCCGGAGGGCCTCGCCGACCACCTGGCCAACCACCACTTCCTGGGACTGCCCGATCTCCGCGGGGATGCGCGCTGACGCGACCACCTCCCTGCTCAGGGACAGGAGGTGGATTCCGGCGTGGGTGTGGCCGATCTCCAGGCACACCACAATCTTGTGCCGGTCATCGAACCGGAGCGAGCGGGGCGGCCTGCCGCGCTGCGCCCGAAGGGGGGTGGACTCATAGACGAGGCCTGCCGCAAAGAGCGCATCGAGCCGCTCGTACAGGGTGGACCGCGCCATGCCGGTGATCTCCAGCAGGTCTGCGCGGCTGTATCCCGCCGCGTTCGAGCGCAGCAGCTGGAGGAGATGGCCGGCGCTGGTGGCCGGGCCCACCGACGGCTGGGCGGGCTCGCCCACGAGGGTCCGGTACTGGGTCCGGTACTCCGCCATGCGGCAGGCGTCCTTTCGACTGCGGCGCGCAGGGTTGCGCATCCGTCATTGACGTGATCTGTATCACACAATTATGATCGATCATCAGACAAAAACGTAGCAGCCCTTCACCCCAGGAGGCTCTCATGTCCGTTCTTGACCACCGTGGCGTCAGCCGACGGGCCATGCTGAAGGGGGGCCTTGCAGCTTTGGCTGCCGGCCCGGTGCTTGCGGCCTGCGGGGTGAATACCAGCGGAAGTGGCGGCAAGGGCTCGGTCAGCTTCCTCTCCACGCAGTTCTCCCCCGTGGAGGAGCGCCAGAAGTATGAGGCCACCCTCAAGAAATTTGCAGGGGACATCAGCGTGGCCTACAACCCTGTTGATACGGGCGTCTTCAATACCACCCTGAAGTCCCAGCTCGCGGCCGGAAAGGTGGAGGTGGGAATCGCCGGAGGGCTGCACGGCGACCTCGCCCCCTTCGCTTCCCAGCTGGAGGACCTTAGTTCGCTGATGAACGATTTGTCCTCGGCCGGCTACTCCAAGGACGTGGCAGATCTGGCCAAGCTCGGCACCGACGTTCCCCGGTACATCCCCTGGATCCAGGCGACCTACGTCCTTGCGGTCAACAAGAAGGCGCTTCAGTGGCTGCCATCGGGAGCGGATGTCAACAAACTCACCTACGACCAGTACCTGGAGTGGGCGAAGGCCGCCAAATCGGCCAACGGGCGGCCCGTGTTTGGGCTTCCGGCCGGTCCCAAGGGCCTCCACCACCGCTTCTACCAGGGCTTCCTCCTGCCCAGCTTTACCGGCGGGCAAATCACCACGTTCCGCAACCAGGACGCCGTCAACGCCTGGACATATATGCGGGAGCTCTGGGCCAACACGAACCCGGCCTCCACCAACTACGACTTCATGCAGGAACCCCTGGCCAACGGCGAGGTCATGGTGGCCTGGGATCACGTGGCGCGCCTCATTACGGCAGTCAAGGACAAACCGGACGACTGGCAGATGGTTCCCGCACCATCCGGGCCCAAAGGCAAGGGCTACCTCCTGATTGTCGGCGGCATGGCGGTACCGAAGGGTTCACCGGAGAAGGACAAAGCCTTTGAACTCATCAAGGCGCTGTCCAAGCCTGAGGCACAGATCGAAACACTGAAATCCAACGCCTTCTTCCCCGTTGTGAAGACGGATATCAGCGGCGACCTCCCCGGCGGCGTGGCTCTTGAAGCGAAGGCTGTCAAGGCACAACAGGAGGCCTCCGATGCGCTGCTCGCACTGCCCCCGGTGGGCCTGGGCGACAAGGACCCCCAGGTCTCCCAGCTGTTCAAGAACTGCTTCCAGGAGATCTGCCTGAACAACGCGGACGTCAAGGCGACGCTGGACCGGCAGGGAGCGGAGCTGGCCAAGATCATGGACACCCTCAATGTCCCGTGCTGGGCGCCGGATCCCAAGGCGTCCCCCTGCAAGGTCGCTTGATGGCCGCGCCGGCGGATGCCAGGCCGCAGGTTGCCCCTGCCGGTCCGAAAAGCGGTGCGCCGAGGAGGAAAGGAAACTCCGCCGCCCTGCTGCTGATTGCCCCGTCGATCGTGTTCATGACGCTGCTCTTCGGCTGGCCGATGGTCAGCGGCTTCCTGCAGGCGTTCGGCGGCCCGGAGGGATTGACGACGGCGAACTTCACCCGCATGTCCCAGGACCCCTACTTCTGGTCATCCGTGGGCAACACCCTGCTGCTCATCGTGGTGATGATCCCCATCCAGTTTGTCCTGGCCCTGGCGATGGCCCTGCTGATCCGGGCCAAACCGCGGGGCGCCTCGGCCTACTTCTACATCTGGGCCATCCCGCTGGCGGTCAGCGACCTCGCCGCCGGCCTGGTCTGGCTGACGGTCTTCACGGACCGTGGCTACCTCAACTCCCTTCTTGCGTCCGTGGGCCTGCAGCCCGTCGCCTGGCTCGCCTATGACAACTACCCCTCGATGTTCGGCGCCGTGCTGATCGCGGAGGTCTGGCGCGCCACGTCGCTGGTGTTCGTGATTGTCGTGGCCGGGCTGCAGTCCATTCCAAAGGATTACGAGGAGGCGGCCGGCGTCTTCGGCGCCAGCTTCTGGAACCGG
This window encodes:
- a CDS encoding ROK family transcriptional regulator → MAEYRTQYRTLVGEPAQPSVGPATSAGHLLQLLRSNAAGYSRADLLEITGMARSTLYERLDALFAAGLVYESTPLRAQRGRPPRSLRFDDRHKIVVCLEIGHTHAGIHLLSLSREVVASARIPAEIGQSQEVVVGQVVGEALRLLHGRQPVGAGVGLPAPVDPLHRLGLERTVLAHWDLQLLQEVMESRLDCPVLLENDARSMAVGEVRGPLDSLVAVKVSTGIGSGIIVRGALVRGAHGAAGDIGHVRVPEAAGCLCRCGRDGCLAAVASGRALLAAPGFAHYRTLRGLVDAAGSDPDVRAAVAEAGRVLGRALAAVVGTLNPGRVAVGGLVGVLPEFLQACRQEILTNAFEPSLVDLEIVPADSRRATAAGLCRLVEESLYAPERVEQLLQRAG
- a CDS encoding carbohydrate ABC transporter permease: MAAPADARPQVAPAGPKSGAPRRKGNSAALLLIAPSIVFMTLLFGWPMVSGFLQAFGGPEGLTTANFTRMSQDPYFWSSVGNTLLLIVVMIPIQFVLALAMALLIRAKPRGASAYFYIWAIPLAVSDLAAGLVWLTVFTDRGYLNSLLASVGLQPVAWLAYDNYPSMFGAVLIAEVWRATSLVFVIVVAGLQSIPKDYEEAAGVFGASFWNRLWHVTLPLLRPSLQTALILRTILAFQTFAVALALTGQNFPLVVGETYRWYTGLQDPNVASALALVVMAVSMVTAVGYLKLLRDQSEAPQ
- a CDS encoding ABC transporter substrate-binding protein, encoding MSVLDHRGVSRRAMLKGGLAALAAGPVLAACGVNTSGSGGKGSVSFLSTQFSPVEERQKYEATLKKFAGDISVAYNPVDTGVFNTTLKSQLAAGKVEVGIAGGLHGDLAPFASQLEDLSSLMNDLSSAGYSKDVADLAKLGTDVPRYIPWIQATYVLAVNKKALQWLPSGADVNKLTYDQYLEWAKAAKSANGRPVFGLPAGPKGLHHRFYQGFLLPSFTGGQITTFRNQDAVNAWTYMRELWANTNPASTNYDFMQEPLANGEVMVAWDHVARLITAVKDKPDDWQMVPAPSGPKGKGYLLIVGGMAVPKGSPEKDKAFELIKALSKPEAQIETLKSNAFFPVVKTDISGDLPGGVALEAKAVKAQQEASDALLALPPVGLGDKDPQVSQLFKNCFQEICLNNADVKATLDRQGAELAKIMDTLNVPCWAPDPKASPCKVA